AGAACGCCGGCAAGGAACGCGTCCTCGCCGACACCCTCGGCACCGTCCCGGAGGGCGAGGTGCACATCGACGACGTCCCGGCCCTCGGCGACTGGAAGACCGCCTGGGACCACATCGCCTTCGACGGCTTCCTCGGCACCCGCATGATCCTCCAGACCATCTGGCAGGGCTGCGACTCGGCGCTCGCGGCACCCCTGGTGCTGGACCTGGCCCGCCTGACCGCCCGCGCCCACGAGACGGGGCGGTCCGGCCCGCTCGACGCCCTCGGCTTCTACTTCAAGGACCCGGTGGGAGAGGGGCCCTCGGGGCTGTCCGAGCAGTACGAGGAACTGGTCCGCTTCGGGCGAAGTTTGGAGCAGGCCGATGGAGGGGGCCGTGCCGCGCGGCCGGTGGGGGACACCGGTGAGACGGGGGACACCGGTGAGACGGGGGAAGCGCTGTGACGCTGCGCGAGAGCCCTTGCGGATGCCCCGACGTGGCGTCCACAGCCGCTCCTGAAGGCACTGCCGGTGACACGGCCTCCTGCGCTTGCACCGGCCGCTCGCGCCGGAGACGCGCCTGGGCCGAACTCCTGCGTCTGCCCGCCCTGTTCAGCGTCCCCGGAGACGCCCTGGCCGGCACGGCCGCCACCGGTTCGGCCCCCAACTCCCGCACCCTGCTCGCCATCGGCTCCTCCCTCTGCCTCTACGAAGCCGGCATGGCCCTCAACGACTGGGCGGACCGCGACGTCGACGCCGTCGAACGCCCGCACCGCCCCCTGCCCTCCGGCCGCATTCGACCGGCCGCCGCACTGACGGCGGCCTGCGCCCTCACCGGCGCCGGACTGGCCCTGGCCGCGCGCGCGGGCCGCCCGGCCCTGGCCGTCGCCGCGCCCCTGGCGGCAACCGTCTGGGCGTACGACCTCGGCCTCAAGCACACGCCCGCCGGACCCGTGGCCATGGGCGCGGCCCGCGGGCTCGACCTGCTTCTGGGAGCGGCGGCCACGACCGGCTGTACCCGCCCGGCCCTGCCCTCCGCGGCCCTCCTCTGCACCCACACCGCGGCCGTCACGACGGTCTCCCGGCAGGAGGCCCGGGGCGGCTCCCCCCTGGCCCCTCTGGCAGCCCTCGCGACGACGGCCCTCCTGACCCGACTGGTGACGCGTCGCCCGGCGGGGCCGATGAGCCGCCCCGCTGGGTTGATGAGTCGCCCCGCTGGGCTGCTGAAAGGGCGCAGGCAGGTAACCAGCCACAGACCGGCAGGGCCCCGAGCAGCCCGGCACCCACGGCAGGAGTCCGCAGCGCTGCTCACCACCGCCCTCGGAGCCGCTTACGCCGCGACCACCGCCCGCCCCTACTTCCACGCCACCCTGAACCCCTCGCCTCCTCTCACCCAACGTGCTGTCGGAGCCGGCATCCGCGCCACCATCCCCCTCCAGGCCACCCTCGCCGCCCGCTCCCGGGGAACGGCCACCGCACTCCTCATCGCTGCCCTCACCCCGCTCGGAGGGAAGTTCGCGAAGAAGGTGAGCGTCACATGAGCCCCGAAGCCCGGGCCTCCGAGAGCCCTGCCGGGACCTCACGAGCACCCATCACCCGGGCCGCCGCCTCGCCCCACACCCCGGCCCGGGCCGCCGCCTCGCCCAGCACCTCCCCCTGGGCTGTTGCCTTGTCCAGTACCTCCGCCTGGGCTGTTGCCTCGTCCAGTACCTCCGCCTGGGCCGTAGCCTCGTCCAACGCCGCCGTCCAGGCAGCCGGCTCGCATCACACCTCCGCGCAGGCCTCCGGCTCGCCCCAACGCCCCACTCGGGCCGCGGCCTTGCCTCACGCCTCCGTCCAGGCAGTCGGCTCGCATCACACCTCCGCGCAGGCCTCCGGCTCGCCCCAACGCCCCACTCGGACCTCGGCCTTGCCTCACACCACCGTCCAGGCCACCGCCTCGCCCCACACGGCCACTGTCCCGCCCGGTGCCCCCCCTTCCCTCCGCTTCGGCTACGGCACCAACGGTCTCGCCGACCTCCGGCTCGACGACGCCCTCTGTCTCCTCTCCGACCTCGGTTACGACGGCGTCGGACTGACCCTCGACCACATGCACCTCGACCCGCTCGCCCCCGACCTCGCCGCCCGCACCCGCAGGGTCGCGCACCGGCTGGACGCGCTCGGTCTGGGCATCACCGTGGAGACGGGCGCCCGCTATGTGCTCGACCCGCGCCGCAAGCACGGCCCGTCCCTGCTGGACCCGGACCCCGACGACCGGGCCCGCCGCGCCGACCTGCTCGTCCGGGCCGTCCGGGTCGCCGCCGACCTCGGCGCCCACGCGGTGCACTGCTTCAGCGGGGTCGTGCCGGAGGGAACCGGCACCGACACCGCGTGGAAGCGCCTCGCCGAGGCCCTCACCCCCGTCCTGGACACCGCCGCGTCCGCGGGCATCCCGCTCGCCGTCGAACCCGAGCCGGGTCACCTCCTCGCCACCCTGGCCGACTTCCACCACCTCCGCCGTGCCCTGGGCGACCCCGAACCCCTCGGCCTCACCCTGGACATCGGCCACTGCCAGTGCCTCGAACCCCTTTCTCCCGCCGACTGCGTGCGGGCCGCCGCACCCTGGCTGCGGCATGTGCAGATCGAGGACATGCGGCGCGGTGTCCACGAGCACCTGCCGTTCGGGGACGGGGAGATCGACTTCCCGCCGGTCCTGGCGGCCCTCGCCGCCACCGGTTACCAGGGCCTGACCGTCGTCGAACTACCCCGCCACTCCCACGCCGGCCCTCACTTCGCCGCGCACTCCCTCCCGTTTCTCCGCCACGCCGAGCGGACCGCGGCCACCGTGCCGCCCGGCCCCGCTCCGGCCCTCCAGCAGACCGCGCCACCCCACGGCGCTCCCTCCACAGCCCCTGAAGGGAGCAGCAGATGACCCACCCCCATGCCACGCCCGCGGCGAGAACCGAGAGCACCCAGGACGCACCGAGCCCCAGAACCCACGCCGGCGAAACGACCCCTGACACCACCCTCACCACCCGCCCCTCACTCGCAGACCTTCGCCACCACCTCACCACCCACCTCGACCCGCCGGCCCGCTCCTGGCTCGACCACGCCCTCGACGAGGCCGCCGCCCAGCCGGGCATCCACGGACCCATCTCCGTGTGGGAGCTGCGTCTCGCCGAAGCCGGACGCCGCTGCGGCCCCCTGCACGCCGACGCCGCACGGGTCCTCATCCTGGACGCGGCCCGCGCCGGCCTCGACGCGCTGACCCGGGTGTACTTCCAGGGCACCGCCGACGAGCGCCGAGCCGTCCTGCATGCCCTGCCCCACCTCGTGTCCGGCCCCGGCGCCCTCCCGCTGATCGAGGACGCCCTGCGCACCAACGACACCCGGCTCCTCAGCGCCGCCGTCGGCCCCTACGCCGCCCGGCACCTGAGCGCCCACGCCTGGCGTCACGCCGTGCTGAAGTGCCTGTTCACCGGCGTCCCCGTCGACCACGTGGCGGACCTGCCCCGGCGCGCCGCCGGCGACGGCGAACTCGCCCGGATGCTGGGCGACTACGCCGCCGAACGCACCGCCGCCGACCGCTCCGTCCTCGAGGACCTGTACCGCGTCCTGGACCTGACCGAGTCCGTCACCCCGGCCGCCGGCACGGACCACCCCCACGGCAAGGAGTCCTGATGCGCATCTTCGACCCCCACATCCACATGACGTCCCGCACCACCGACGACTACGAGGCGATGTACGCCGCCGGTGTCCGCGCCGTCGTCGAGCCGTCCTTCTGGCTCGGCCAGCCGCGCACCTCGCCCGCCTCCTTCCGTGACTACTTCGACTCCCTCCTCGGCTGGGAGCCCTTCCGCGCCGCCCAGTACGGCATCGCCCACCACTGCACGATCGCCCTCAACCCCAAGGAGGCGAACGACCCGCGCTGCATGCCCGTCCTCGACGAGCTGCCGCGGTATCTCGTCAAGGACAACGTCGTGGCGGTCGGGGAGATCGGTTACGACTCCATGACCCCGGCCGAGGACACCGCCCTCGCCGCGCAGCTCCAGCTCGCCGCCGACCACGATCTGCCCGCCCTCGTGCACACCCCCCACCGCGACAAGCTCGCCGGGCTGCGCCGCACTCTCGACGTCGTCCGGGAGTCCGCGCTGGCCCCGGACCGAGTCCTGGTCGACCACCTCAACGAGACCACCGTCAAGGAGGCCAGGGACAGCGGCTGCTGGCTGGGCTTCTCCGTCTATCCGGACACCAAGATGGACGAGGAACGCATGGTCGCGATCCTGCGCGCCCACGGGACCGAGCAGGTCCTGGTGAACTCCGCCGCCGACTGGGGAAAGAGCGACCCCCTCAAAACCCGCAAGGTCGGCGACCTGATGCTGGCCGAGGGCTTCGACGAGGACGACGTCGACCAGGTGCTGTGGCGCAACCCGGTCGCCTTCTACGGGCTCAGCGGTCGTCTGAACCTCCACGTCACCGCCGCGGAGGCCACCCACGAGGGCAACTCCGTCCTCCGAGGCGCCCCGAAGGATCCGGGCGAGCCGGACACCGGCACCGGCACGCCGGCCCGCGTGACCGCTGCGGAGGCGTGAACGATGCGCTTCCGCCACCCCGACGGCTCCACCGTCCACCTCGCCTACTGCACCAACGTCCACCCCGCCGAAACCCTCGACGGAGTCCTCGCCCAGCTCCGTGACCACTGCGAACCCGTCCGCCGCCGCCTGGGCCGCGACCGGCTGGGCATCGGCCTGTGGCTTGCCAAGGACGCCGCCCACGCCCTGGTCACCGACCCCTCCGCACTGCGCAAGCTGCGCACGGAACTGGACCGGCGCGGCCTCGAGGTCGTCACCCTCAACGGCTTCCCCTATGAGGGCTTCGGCGCCGAGGAGGTCAAGTACCGCGTCTACAAGCCGGACTGGGCCGACCCAGAACGCCTCGACCACACCACCGCCCTGGCCCGCGTCCTGGCCGGGCTCCTCCCCGACGACGTCACCGCCGGGACCATCTCCACACTGCCCCTCGCCTGGCGCACCGCGTATGACGACGAGCGTGCGGAGACCGCCCGCACCGCGCTGCGCACCCTCGGCGAACGCCTCGACGCCATCGAGGAGCTGACCGGCCGCTCCATCCGGGCCGGCCTGGAACCGGAACCCGGCTGCGTCGTCGAGACCACCCGCGATGCCATCGCCCCGCTCACCGCGATCGGCCACGACCGCATCGGCATCTGCGTCGACACCTGCCATCTCGCCACCTCCTTCGAAGATCCGCACACTGCCTTCGACGCCCTCACCGAGGCCCGCGTCCCCGTCGTCAAATCCCAGCTCTCCGCCGCTCTGCACGCCGAGCACCCCCATCTCCCCGAGGTCCGCGAAGCCCTCGCCGCATTCGCCGAACCCCGCTTCCTGCACCAGACCCGCACCCCCACCGCCGCCGGCCTGCGCGCCACCGACGACCTCGACGAGGCTCTCGCCGGACACGCCCTGCCGGACGCCTCACCCTGGCGCGCCCACTTCCACGTCCCCCTGCACGCGGCCCCCGCCGCGCCCCTCACCTCCACCCTCCCGGTCCTGAAATCCGCACTGACCCGGCTCGTCGGCGGCCCGGCCCCGCTCACCCGCCACCTGGAGGTCGAGACCTACACCTGGCAGGCCCTCCCGCCCGAGCTGCGCCCCAGGAGCCGCGCCCAGCTCGCCGAGGGCATCGCCGCCGAACTCACCCTCGCCCGCGACCTGCTGACGGACCTCGGCCTGAAGGAGCTGCCATGAGCACCGGCACCCAGGAGCGCCCGGACCAGGCCGCCACGGACCGCCCCACCCCGCTGCTCGTCCTCGACGTCGTCGGCCTCACCCCGCGTCTCCTGGACCACATGCCCCACCTCAAGGCGCTCGGCCAGTCCGGCTCCCGCGCCCCGCTGGGTACCGTCCTGCCCGCCGTCACCTGCGCCGCCCAGTCCACGTTCCTCACCGGCACCATGCCCTCGGAGCACGGCATCGTCGGCAACGGCTGGTACTTCCGC
This is a stretch of genomic DNA from Streptomyces hawaiiensis. It encodes these proteins:
- a CDS encoding SCO3242 family prenyltransferase; protein product: MASTAAPEGTAGDTASCACTGRSRRRRAWAELLRLPALFSVPGDALAGTAATGSAPNSRTLLAIGSSLCLYEAGMALNDWADRDVDAVERPHRPLPSGRIRPAAALTAACALTGAGLALAARAGRPALAVAAPLAATVWAYDLGLKHTPAGPVAMGAARGLDLLLGAAATTGCTRPALPSAALLCTHTAAVTTVSRQEARGGSPLAPLAALATTALLTRLVTRRPAGPMSRPAGLMSRPAGLLKGRRQVTSHRPAGPRAARHPRQESAALLTTALGAAYAATTARPYFHATLNPSPPLTQRAVGAGIRATIPLQATLAARSRGTATALLIAALTPLGGKFAKKVSVT
- a CDS encoding sugar phosphate isomerase/epimerase family protein, with amino-acid sequence MPHTTVQATASPHTATVPPGAPPSLRFGYGTNGLADLRLDDALCLLSDLGYDGVGLTLDHMHLDPLAPDLAARTRRVAHRLDALGLGITVETGARYVLDPRRKHGPSLLDPDPDDRARRADLLVRAVRVAADLGAHAVHCFSGVVPEGTGTDTAWKRLAEALTPVLDTAASAGIPLAVEPEPGHLLATLADFHHLRRALGDPEPLGLTLDIGHCQCLEPLSPADCVRAAAPWLRHVQIEDMRRGVHEHLPFGDGEIDFPPVLAALAATGYQGLTVVELPRHSHAGPHFAAHSLPFLRHAERTAATVPPGPAPALQQTAPPHGAPSTAPEGSSR
- a CDS encoding EboA domain-containing protein yields the protein MTHPHATPAARTESTQDAPSPRTHAGETTPDTTLTTRPSLADLRHHLTTHLDPPARSWLDHALDEAAAQPGIHGPISVWELRLAEAGRRCGPLHADAARVLILDAARAGLDALTRVYFQGTADERRAVLHALPHLVSGPGALPLIEDALRTNDTRLLSAAVGPYAARHLSAHAWRHAVLKCLFTGVPVDHVADLPRRAAGDGELARMLGDYAAERTAADRSVLEDLYRVLDLTESVTPAAGTDHPHGKES
- a CDS encoding TatD family hydrolase — translated: MRIFDPHIHMTSRTTDDYEAMYAAGVRAVVEPSFWLGQPRTSPASFRDYFDSLLGWEPFRAAQYGIAHHCTIALNPKEANDPRCMPVLDELPRYLVKDNVVAVGEIGYDSMTPAEDTALAAQLQLAADHDLPALVHTPHRDKLAGLRRTLDVVRESALAPDRVLVDHLNETTVKEARDSGCWLGFSVYPDTKMDEERMVAILRAHGTEQVLVNSAADWGKSDPLKTRKVGDLMLAEGFDEDDVDQVLWRNPVAFYGLSGRLNLHVTAAEATHEGNSVLRGAPKDPGEPDTGTGTPARVTAAEA
- the eboE gene encoding metabolite traffic protein EboE; translated protein: MRFRHPDGSTVHLAYCTNVHPAETLDGVLAQLRDHCEPVRRRLGRDRLGIGLWLAKDAAHALVTDPSALRKLRTELDRRGLEVVTLNGFPYEGFGAEEVKYRVYKPDWADPERLDHTTALARVLAGLLPDDVTAGTISTLPLAWRTAYDDERAETARTALRTLGERLDAIEELTGRSIRAGLEPEPGCVVETTRDAIAPLTAIGHDRIGICVDTCHLATSFEDPHTAFDALTEARVPVVKSQLSAALHAEHPHLPEVREALAAFAEPRFLHQTRTPTAAGLRATDDLDEALAGHALPDASPWRAHFHVPLHAAPAAPLTSTLPVLKSALTRLVGGPAPLTRHLEVETYTWQALPPELRPRSRAQLAEGIAAELTLARDLLTDLGLKELP